A genomic segment from Saimiri boliviensis isolate mSaiBol1 chromosome 14, mSaiBol1.pri, whole genome shotgun sequence encodes:
- the DEGS1 gene encoding sphingolipid delta(4)-desaturase DES1 — MGSRVSREDFEWVYTDQPHADRRREILAKYPEIKSLMKPDPNLIWIIIMMVLTQLAAFYLVKDLDWKWVIFWAYAFGSCINHSMTLAIHEIAHNSAFGNRKAMWNRWFGMFANLPIGIPYSISFKRYHMDHHRYLGADGVDVDIPTDFEGWFFCTTFRKFIWVILQPLFYAFRPLFINPKPLTYLEVINTVAQVTFNILIYYFLGIKSLVYMLAASLLGLGLHPISGHFIAEHYMFLKGHETYSYYGPLNLLTFNVGYHNEHHDFPNIPGKNLPLVRKIAAEYYDNLPHYNSWIKVLYDFVMDDTISPYSRMKRQRKGEMVLE; from the exons ATGGGGAGCCGCGTCTCGCGGGAAGACTTCGAGTGGGTCTACACTGACCAGCCGCACGCCGACCGGCGCCGGGAGATCCTGG caaagTATCCAGAGATAAAGTCCTTGATGAAACCTGATCCCAATTTGATATGGATTATAATTATGATGGTTCTCACCCAGTTGGCTGCATTTTACTTAGTAAAAGACTTGGACTGGAAATGGGTCATATTTTGGGCCTATGCATTCGGCAGTTGCATTAACCACTCAATGACTCTGGCTATTCATGAGATTGCCCACAATTCTGCCTTTGGCAACCGCAAAGCAATGTGGAATCGCTGGTTTGGAATGTTTGCTAATCTTCCTATTGGGATTCCATATTCGATTTCCTTTAAGAGGTATCACATGGATCATCATCGATACCTTGGAGCTGATGGCGTCGATGTAGATATTCCTACTGATTTTGAGGGCTGGTTCTTCTGTACCACTTTCAGAAAGTTTATTTGGGTTATTCTTCAGCCTCTCTTTTATGCATTTCGACCTCTGTTCATCAACCCCAAGCCACTTACTTATCTGGAAGTTATCAATACCGTGGCCCAGGTCACTTTCAACATTctaatttattactttttggGAATTAAATCCTTAGTCTACATGTTGGCAGCATCTTTACTTGGCCTGGGTTTGCACCCaatttctggacattttatagcTGAGCATTACATGTTCTTAAAGGGTCATGAAACTTACTCATATTATGGGCCTCTGAATTTACTTACCTTCAATGTGGGTTATCATAATGAACATCATGACTTCCCCAACATTCCTGGAAAAAACCTTCCACTG gtGAGGAAAATAGCAGCTGAATACTATGACAACCTCCCCCACTACAACTCCTGGATAAAAGTACTGTATGATTTTGTGATGGATGATACAATAAGTCCCTACTCAAGAATGAAGAGGCAACGGAAAGGGGAGATGGTGCTGGAGTAA